Within the [Enterobacter] lignolyticus SCF1 genome, the region CGCGTGGTGCTGGTGCACGGCAACGGGCCGCAGGTCGGCCTGCTGGCGCTACAAAACAGCGCCTACGACAAGGTGACGCCCTACCCGCTCGACATCCTCGGCGCCGAAAGCCAGGGAATGATCGGCTACATGCTGCAGCAGGCGCTGAAAAACCACCTGCCGCAGCGCGAGGTCAGCGTGCTGCTGACCCAGGTCGAGGTCTGCCCGTCGGACCCGGCCTTCCGGCACCCGACCAAGTACATCGGCCCGGTCTACGAGCAGGCGCAGGCCGAGGCGCTGAGCGCGGAGAAAGGCTGGACCTTTAAAGCCGACGGCCTGTGGTTCCGCCGCGTGGTGCCTTCGCCGCAGCCCCAGCGCATCGTCGAGCGCGACGCGATAAGCGCGCTTATCGCCCGCGATCACCTGGTTATCTGCAACGGCGGCGGCGGCGTGCCGGTCGTCGAGAAGGCCGACGGCTACCACGGCATTGAGGCGGTGATCGATAAGGACCTCTCCGCGGCGCTGCTGGCCCAGCAGATCGAGGCCGATGCGCTGCTGATCCTCACCGACGCCGACGCCGTGTACCTCGACTGGGGCACGCCGTCGCAGCGCCCGCTGGCGCAGATAAGCCCGGAGCAGCTCAACGGCATGCGGTTTGACGCGGGGTCGATGGGGCCGAAAGTCGCCGCCTGCAGCCGCTTCGTCGAACGCTGCAACGGCATCGCCGGCATCGGCGCGCTGGCCGATGGCGCCGCCATTCTGGCGGGCGACAAAGGAACCCTGATTCGCCAGTAATTTTCTCCCCCTCATTTTAAAAAGGATTTACCCATGACCATTAACCTGAAAAACCGCAGCTTTTTGAAGCTGCTCGACTATACCCCGGCGGAAATCCAGTACCTGATCGATCTGGCGATGGAGCTGAAGGCCGCCAAGCGGGCCGGGCGGGAAAAACAGACCATGAAGGGCAAAAACATCGCCCTGATCTTCGAAAAAACCTCCACCCGCACCCGCTGCGCCTTCGAGGTCGGCGCCTTCGATCAGGGCGCGCAGGTGACCTATCTCGGCCCAAGCGGCTCGCAGATAGGGCATAAGGAGTCAATGAAGGACACCGCTCGCGTGCTCGGCCGCATGTATGACGGCATCGAGTATCGCGGCTACGGCCAGCAGATTGTCGAGGAGCTGGGCAAATACGCGGGCGTACCGGTGTGGAACGGGCTGACCGACGAATTCCACCCGACGCAAATCCTGGCCGACCTGATGACCATGCTGGAGCACGCACCGGGCAAAACCCTGCCGCAGCTCAGCTTTGCCTACCTCGGCGATGCGCGCAACAACATGGGCAACTCGCTGATGGTCGGCGCCGCCAAGATGGGGATGGACATCCGTCTGGTCGCGCCAAAATCGTTCTGGCCGGATGACGCGCTGGTGAAACAGTGCCTTGCCATCGGCGAAGAGACCGGCGCGCGCATCCTGCTGACCGACAGCGTTGAAGAGGGCGTGCACGGCGTGGATTTCCTCTACACCGACGTCTGGGTCTCGATGGGCGAGCCGAAGGAGGCCTGGGCCGAACGCGTCAGCCTGATGACCCCGTATCAGATAAACCAGCGCACGATCGACGCCACCGGCAATCCGAACGTCAAGTTCATGCACTGCCTCCCGGCCTTCCATAACGCGGACACCGCCGTCGGGCGTGAAATCGAAGCGGCGTACGGCCTGCAAGGGCTGGAAGTTACCGAAGAGGTGTTCGAGTCGGCGCACGCCATCGTCTTCGACGAGGCGGAAAACCGTATGCACACCATTAAGGCGGTCATGGTGGCGACCCTCGGCGACTAACCCCGGAGCTGGGCGCGGCGTCGGCTGCGCCCTCCTTCTGACCCAATGAGGACAGGAGAATAATCATGGCGGATGTAACTCACGGCGATGCGGATGCCGCAGCCGAAAGCAGTGAAAAAAAACTTGGGCTTAGCGCGCTGGTGGCGCTGGTGGTCGGCTCGATGATCGGCGGCGGGGTGTTCAGCCTGCCGCAAAACTTTGCCTCAGTGGCCTCGCCCGGCGCGCTGATCGTCGGCTGGGTCATTACCGGCATCGGCATGCTGTGTCTGGCCTTTATCTATCAAAACCTCAGCGCCCGCTGCCCGGAGCTGGATGGCGGGATCTACAGCTACGCCCGCGCCGGGTTCGGCGACTTTATCGGTTTTCAGTCCGCGTGGGGGTACTGGTTCTCCGCGTGGCTTGGCAACGTTTCGTATGCGGTGCTGCTGTTCAGCGCCATCAGCTTTTTCATGCCGGTGTTCGGCGACGGCAACAACCTGGCGTCAATTATCGGCGCTTCGGTGGTGCTGTGGCTGGTGCATACCCTAGTGCTGCGCGGCGTGCGTGAAGCGGCGTGGATCAACACCA harbors:
- the arcC gene encoding carbamate kinase, producing MTKPTLVVALGGNALLKRGEPLEAEIQRKNIELAAKTIAGLTEQWRVVLVHGNGPQVGLLALQNSAYDKVTPYPLDILGAESQGMIGYMLQQALKNHLPQREVSVLLTQVEVCPSDPAFRHPTKYIGPVYEQAQAEALSAEKGWTFKADGLWFRRVVPSPQPQRIVERDAISALIARDHLVICNGGGGVPVVEKADGYHGIEAVIDKDLSAALLAQQIEADALLILTDADAVYLDWGTPSQRPLAQISPEQLNGMRFDAGSMGPKVAACSRFVERCNGIAGIGALADGAAILAGDKGTLIRQ
- the argF gene encoding ornithine carbamoyltransferase is translated as MTINLKNRSFLKLLDYTPAEIQYLIDLAMELKAAKRAGREKQTMKGKNIALIFEKTSTRTRCAFEVGAFDQGAQVTYLGPSGSQIGHKESMKDTARVLGRMYDGIEYRGYGQQIVEELGKYAGVPVWNGLTDEFHPTQILADLMTMLEHAPGKTLPQLSFAYLGDARNNMGNSLMVGAAKMGMDIRLVAPKSFWPDDALVKQCLAIGEETGARILLTDSVEEGVHGVDFLYTDVWVSMGEPKEAWAERVSLMTPYQINQRTIDATGNPNVKFMHCLPAFHNADTAVGREIEAAYGLQGLEVTEEVFESAHAIVFDEAENRMHTIKAVMVATLGD